One segment of Cetobacterium sp. NK01 DNA contains the following:
- a CDS encoding SEC-C metal-binding domain-containing protein has translation MEDKFLIESLNSLLKDDLFKILAKFNIKIAKSTVKGKIIEKITEVYTNNSDAFLEIFSKDTITLLSQFNGEKNQVTEKDFFEYEEFLLPLQSFGFISKNVIKEKGNNHYIISTWFIETIDSLSTKEENKKLVDYYQELEMLILGIIRFYGVIDEHKLLELLTPTFKDITLDKIHNFIDSRWILNVFISKLEDSGSKVIYLVADSVSEPVDILHETIKYEGLEYKVLTNDEYKNYWNYFFIEKTQEVADLIALLMSHKLQGAQIGFEITTIIDRLKNNVSIDDIVNDIKTRVKFDNSNSEALFIALVTKISKSLPLWTLKGHSYIEVFGENQPPRTVNKVGRNENCPCGSGKKYKKCCGK, from the coding sequence GTGGAAGACAAATTTTTAATTGAATCTTTAAATAGTTTACTTAAAGATGATCTTTTTAAAATTTTAGCTAAATTTAATATAAAAATTGCTAAAAGTACTGTAAAAGGAAAAATTATAGAAAAAATTACAGAAGTATATACTAATAATTCTGATGCTTTTTTAGAAATTTTTTCTAAAGATACTATAACTTTACTTTCTCAATTTAATGGTGAAAAAAATCAAGTAACTGAGAAAGATTTTTTTGAATATGAGGAGTTTCTATTACCTCTACAAAGTTTTGGTTTCATATCTAAAAATGTTATTAAAGAAAAAGGTAACAATCATTACATTATTTCAACTTGGTTTATTGAAACAATTGACTCTCTTTCTACAAAGGAAGAGAATAAAAAGTTAGTAGATTACTATCAAGAGCTTGAAATGTTAATTTTAGGAATAATTAGATTTTATGGTGTTATTGATGAACATAAATTGCTAGAACTTTTAACTCCTACATTTAAAGATATCACTCTTGATAAAATTCATAACTTTATAGATTCTAGATGGATTCTAAATGTATTTATATCTAAATTAGAGGATTCAGGTAGCAAAGTTATATATTTAGTAGCTGATTCTGTTTCTGAACCAGTAGATATTTTACACGAAACTATAAAATATGAAGGATTAGAGTATAAAGTTTTAACAAATGATGAGTATAAAAATTACTGGAACTATTTCTTTATTGAAAAAACTCAAGAGGTTGCAGATTTAATAGCTCTTTTAATGTCTCATAAATTACAAGGTGCACAAATTGGTTTTGAAATTACAACAATTATAGATAGATTAAAAAATAATGTTTCTATTGATGATATTGTTAACGATATAAAAACTAGAGTTAAATTCGATAATTCTAATTCAGAAGCTCTTTTTATAGCTCTTGTAACTAAAATATCAAAATCTTTACCTCTTTGGACTTTAAAAGGTCACTCTTATATTGAAGTTTTTGGAGAAAATCAGCCTCCTAGAACTGTCAATAAAGTGGGAAGAAATGAAAATTGTCCATGCGGATCTGGAAAAAAATATAAAAAATGTTGTGGTAAATAA
- the sfsA gene encoding DNA/RNA nuclease SfsA, whose translation MKFIYRVNIDEVAKFIDRPNRFIANLQLKNGEIVSAHVHDSGRIKELLFPGNTILLRKAENIENRKTFWDVIAAYSNNNEQILINSSIHRYITDNYFKNFDISCFGSYDFIKPEVKYGNSRLDYLIEKNNEKIYIETKGVSLSIDGVATFPDAPSVRATKHLKELIKIKKSGTRAAVVLIILKDSKFFTPNYETDPIFYETFYEALKSGVEIYPIQFYFCNGEIFFKNKKIEILPSKL comes from the coding sequence ATGAAATTTATTTATAGAGTTAATATTGATGAAGTTGCAAAATTTATAGATAGGCCCAATCGATTTATAGCTAATTTACAATTAAAAAATGGAGAAATTGTCTCTGCCCATGTCCATGATTCAGGCAGAATAAAAGAACTTCTTTTTCCAGGAAATACTATTCTTTTAAGAAAGGCTGAAAATATTGAAAATAGAAAAACTTTCTGGGATGTTATAGCAGCTTATTCTAATAATAATGAACAAATTTTAATAAATTCTTCAATTCATAGATATATTACTGATAATTATTTTAAAAATTTTGATATCTCTTGCTTTGGATCTTATGACTTTATAAAACCTGAAGTCAAATATGGAAATAGCCGTCTAGATTATTTAATTGAAAAAAATAATGAAAAAATATATATCGAAACAAAAGGTGTATCTCTTTCTATAGATGGTGTAGCTACTTTTCCAGACGCCCCTAGTGTAAGAGCAACTAAACATCTTAAAGAGTTAATTAAAATTAAAAAATCTGGTACTAGAGCTGCAGTTGTTTTAATAATTTTAAAAGATTCTAAATTTTTTACCCCAAATTATGAGACTGATCCTATTTTTTACGAAACTTTTTATGAGGCTTTAAAATCTGGAGTTGAAATATATCCAATACAATTTTATTTCTGTAATGGTGAAATTTTTTTTAAAAACAAAAAAATTGAAATTCTTCCATCTAAGTTATAG
- the lon gene encoding endopeptidase La — translation MTSTNNNSTDLVNIRDLLPEDIPILPLVIRPIFPNILTPIAFTGEDFLQAIKDAEEHYNGFIGLVFVKDIDDNDYFNSTLYDVGTVVKINKVTSISQDSVQAIVFGVERFKKKKVVLGNSRICWKVKYNKETADSSVELKAYMLAIMTSLKEIFEVNPILKEELKLLVSQASYDHPSIFIDFVSSMLKAEAKDLQELLEEFNIVNRSQRLLTMLKKELEISQLQAKISKQIEDKVSKQQKEYFLKEQLKLIKQELGLEKDEKSAVIDKIMDKINHIHLSPEAEKVVNEQLEKLSLLDQGSPEYHVARTYIESIVELPWGVFSKDRLDIKKARTILDRDHYGLEDIKNSILEFVSTVIKTGNVNGSILCLVGPPGVGKTSIGKSIAESLNRKFYRFSVGGMVDEAEIKGHRRTYIGAMPGKIIQALKLVETSNPVIMIDEIDKIGNSFRGDPASALLEVLDPEQNKDFLDHYLDIRYDLSKILFVTTANQLDTIPRPLLDRMEVIHLSGYILEEKLQIAQKYLIPQQLKAHALDSKEITISKNALKFIIDKYAREAGVRTLDKCIRKIMRKVNLKIAEGNKEKVRINENNVESYLGTPIFTTEELYQKEIPGVTLGLAWTSLGGATLYIEATSISNKESGLKLTGQLGDVMKESAEIAYSYIRSLLAKDTTLSIEIKEFFDKNRVHLHVPEGATPKDGPSAGITMALALYSLATNTPIRKGIAMTGELTLTGKVLPIGGVREKTIAARRVGIFELILPKDNKKDFDKLPEFLKSGITVNYVDYFTDVLNYAIK, via the coding sequence ATGACTAGTACAAATAACAATTCTACAGATCTTGTTAACATAAGGGATTTATTACCTGAAGATATTCCTATTTTACCTCTTGTAATAAGACCTATTTTTCCAAATATTTTAACTCCAATCGCTTTTACAGGTGAGGATTTTTTACAAGCTATAAAAGATGCAGAAGAGCATTATAATGGCTTTATTGGCTTAGTTTTTGTTAAAGATATCGACGACAACGACTATTTCAACTCAACTCTATATGATGTTGGAACTGTTGTTAAAATAAATAAAGTAACATCTATTTCTCAAGATTCTGTACAAGCAATAGTCTTTGGAGTAGAACGATTTAAAAAGAAAAAAGTTGTTCTCGGTAACTCTAGAATATGCTGGAAAGTTAAATATAATAAGGAGACTGCTGATTCATCTGTTGAACTTAAAGCTTACATGCTTGCTATTATGACATCTTTAAAAGAAATTTTTGAGGTTAATCCTATTTTAAAAGAGGAATTAAAACTTCTTGTTTCCCAAGCTTCTTATGATCATCCAAGCATATTTATAGACTTTGTTTCATCAATGTTAAAAGCCGAAGCTAAAGATCTACAAGAACTTTTAGAAGAGTTTAATATTGTTAACAGGTCACAAAGATTATTAACTATGTTAAAAAAGGAATTAGAAATATCTCAACTCCAAGCTAAAATTTCTAAACAAATTGAAGATAAAGTAAGTAAGCAACAAAAAGAATACTTTTTAAAAGAGCAACTTAAACTAATAAAACAAGAGTTAGGTTTAGAAAAAGATGAAAAATCTGCAGTTATAGATAAAATTATGGATAAAATAAATCATATTCATCTATCTCCAGAAGCTGAAAAAGTTGTAAATGAACAATTAGAAAAACTTTCTCTTTTAGATCAAGGCTCTCCAGAGTATCATGTTGCTAGAACATATATTGAATCTATTGTTGAACTACCTTGGGGAGTTTTTTCAAAAGATAGATTAGATATTAAAAAAGCAAGAACAATTTTAGATAGAGATCATTATGGACTTGAAGATATTAAAAATAGTATTCTAGAATTTGTCAGTACTGTTATTAAAACTGGAAATGTAAATGGATCTATCTTATGTTTAGTTGGACCTCCTGGAGTTGGAAAAACATCGATTGGAAAGTCTATTGCAGAATCTTTAAATAGAAAATTTTATCGTTTCTCAGTTGGTGGAATGGTTGATGAAGCTGAAATAAAGGGTCATAGAAGAACATATATTGGAGCTATGCCTGGAAAAATTATTCAAGCTTTAAAGCTTGTTGAAACTTCTAATCCAGTAATAATGATTGATGAAATTGATAAGATTGGAAACAGCTTTAGAGGAGATCCTGCATCTGCTTTATTAGAAGTTTTAGATCCCGAACAAAATAAAGATTTTTTAGATCATTATTTAGATATAAGATATGATTTATCTAAAATACTTTTTGTTACAACAGCTAATCAATTAGATACAATTCCAAGACCTCTACTTGATAGAATGGAAGTTATTCATTTATCAGGTTATATCCTTGAGGAAAAACTACAAATAGCTCAGAAATATCTAATTCCACAACAACTTAAAGCTCATGCTTTAGATAGCAAAGAGATTACTATTAGTAAAAATGCTTTAAAGTTTATAATAGATAAATACGCTAGAGAAGCTGGTGTTAGAACTTTAGATAAGTGTATTCGTAAAATTATGAGAAAAGTTAATCTAAAAATTGCTGAAGGAAATAAAGAGAAAGTTCGAATCAATGAAAATAATGTTGAATCCTATTTAGGTACTCCTATTTTTACCACAGAAGAACTTTATCAAAAAGAAATTCCAGGTGTTACTCTTGGATTAGCTTGGACATCCTTAGGAGGAGCTACTTTATATATTGAGGCCACAAGTATTAGCAATAAAGAAAGTGGTTTAAAACTTACAGGTCAGCTTGGAGATGTGATGAAGGAGTCAGCAGAGATTGCCTACTCGTATATAAGATCTCTTCTTGCTAAAGATACAACTCTTTCTATTGAAATTAAAGAATTCTTTGACAAAAATAGAGTTCATCTTCATGTTCCAGAAGGAGCAACTCCAAAAGATGGTCCTTCTGCTGGTATTACAATGGCTTTAGCATTATATTCTTTAGCGACAAATACTCCAATTAGAAAGGGCATTGCTATGACTGGTGAACTTACTTTAACTGGTAAAGTTCTTCCTATTGGAGGAGTTAGAGAAAAAACTATTGCTGCTAGAAGAGTTGGTATATTTGAATTAATTCTTCCAAAGGATAATAAAAAAGATTTTGATAAACTCCCTGAATTTTTAAAATCTGGTATTACTGTTAATTATGTTGATTATTTCACAGATGTTCTCAATTATGCTATAAAATAA
- the yfcE gene encoding phosphodiesterase: MKIFVISDIHGSSYFLKKSLEAYKKEKADYILILGDELYHGPRNPLPLEYNPKEVVDILNNYKEKIIAVRGNCDSEVDQMLLEYPIMGDYSTIFFNNKRIFATHGHIYNEDKLPKLCKGDIFIYGHTHLPVAHEVDGIYMLNPGSISLPKGGNVNSYGMFENNKFYIKNLDGEIIKEIELK, from the coding sequence ATGAAAATTTTTGTAATATCTGATATTCACGGCTCAAGTTATTTTTTAAAAAAATCGTTAGAAGCATATAAAAAAGAAAAAGCAGACTATATATTAATATTAGGGGATGAATTGTATCATGGTCCTAGAAATCCTTTGCCGTTAGAGTATAATCCAAAGGAAGTAGTAGATATTTTAAATAATTATAAAGAAAAGATTATTGCAGTTAGAGGAAATTGTGATAGTGAAGTTGATCAAATGTTGTTAGAATATCCAATCATGGGAGATTATTCAACTATTTTTTTTAATAATAAAAGGATTTTTGCTACACATGGGCATATTTATAATGAGGATAAACTTCCAAAGTTATGTAAGGGAGATATTTTTATATATGGGCATACTCATCTACCGGTAGCTCATGAAGTAGATGGTATTTATATGTTGAATCCTGGATCAATTTCTCTTCCTAAAGGAGGAAATGTAAATAGTTATGGTATGTTTGAAAATAATAAATTTTATATAAAAAATTTAGATGGAGAAATCATAAAAGAGATAGAATTAAAATAA
- a CDS encoding indolepyruvate ferredoxin oxidoreductase subunit alpha: MAHRINEDICIGCGTCEAVCPVSCISEVDGGKRRIDEDQCIDCGACAGACPVECISPAE; encoded by the coding sequence ATGGCTCATAGAATTAACGAAGATATCTGTATCGGATGTGGAACTTGCGAGGCAGTTTGCCCAGTTAGCTGCATTTCTGAGGTTGATGGAGGAAAAAGAAGAATCGACGAGGACCAATGTATTGATTGTGGTGCTTGTGCAGGTGCTTGTCCTGTTGAGTGTATCTCTCCAGCTGAGTAA
- a CDS encoding Ppx/GppA phosphatase family protein has translation MTLRKRICVMDIGSNSIRMVIYEITPNKSFIPIEDIKETVRLGEGINEKKELKEEKIKLALKTIQLFKKVCLKNNVDEIVAFGTAALRIAINGEELLKEITRTTGIEVIIFKGEDEAYFSFEGAINTLDIKDGVVIDLGGSSLEIVHFKNREALERASLNFGAVTLSEIVNLKDKLSKKDEETLRDFIKDQFKVVQWKDELKGLPLIGVGGTVRNIGGVNLYMKNYPLELLHNYKVSIDGVKEVVDYIKNKDYKEKQDVQGLSKARADVFIGAAIAVEEVLTYFDLKELIISGYGIREGVLYERLSECGKVIQDPFEDGFKEIIEILDINTKTKDKQHKILKKICLELDKDYNFKEVSEKVIKIVTYLYDIGKSINFVNYPLHSAYMILNLGIKGIEQKELVASALIVARGNKKYKGLEKYKEMFKESEIEELMMFSKILNITNIFSEDLLLDEDNFEVEVSKEEIIFYIKGKDEEDFRIIDLFISQKKFVNTFDKKLKFKMKK, from the coding sequence ATGACTTTAAGAAAAAGAATCTGTGTTATGGATATTGGTTCAAACTCAATTAGAATGGTTATATATGAAATAACTCCCAACAAATCATTTATTCCAATAGAGGATATAAAAGAAACTGTTCGATTAGGAGAGGGAATAAATGAGAAAAAAGAGTTAAAAGAAGAGAAAATAAAACTAGCTTTGAAAACAATACAACTATTTAAAAAGGTTTGCTTAAAAAATAATGTGGATGAAATAGTAGCTTTTGGAACAGCGGCCTTAAGAATAGCTATTAATGGTGAGGAACTTTTAAAAGAGATAACTAGAACAACAGGCATAGAGGTGATTATATTTAAAGGAGAGGATGAAGCGTACTTTTCATTTGAAGGAGCTATAAATACATTAGATATAAAAGATGGAGTCGTAATTGACTTAGGTGGATCAAGTTTAGAAATTGTCCATTTTAAAAATAGAGAAGCTTTAGAGCGAGCAAGTTTAAACTTTGGAGCAGTTACTTTATCAGAAATTGTAAATTTGAAAGATAAGTTAAGTAAAAAAGATGAAGAAACTTTAAGAGATTTTATAAAAGATCAATTTAAGGTTGTTCAATGGAAAGATGAGCTAAAAGGTTTACCATTAATAGGGGTAGGAGGGACAGTTAGAAATATAGGTGGAGTAAATTTGTATATGAAAAACTATCCACTAGAGTTATTACATAACTATAAAGTAAGTATTGACGGTGTAAAAGAGGTTGTAGATTATATAAAAAACAAAGATTATAAAGAAAAACAAGATGTTCAAGGATTATCTAAAGCTAGAGCAGATGTATTTATAGGAGCAGCTATTGCAGTTGAAGAGGTTCTAACATATTTTGATTTAAAAGAATTAATAATAAGTGGTTATGGTATAAGAGAGGGAGTTCTTTATGAAAGATTAAGTGAATGTGGAAAAGTGATTCAGGATCCTTTTGAAGACGGATTTAAAGAGATTATAGAAATTTTAGATATTAATACTAAAACAAAGGATAAACAACATAAAATACTAAAAAAAATCTGTCTAGAACTTGATAAAGACTATAATTTTAAAGAAGTAAGTGAAAAAGTTATAAAAATAGTGACATATCTATACGATATAGGTAAGAGTATAAATTTTGTTAATTACCCATTACATTCTGCTTATATGATATTAAATTTAGGAATAAAAGGTATTGAACAAAAAGAGCTTGTAGCTTCAGCTTTAATTGTAGCTAGAGGAAATAAAAAATATAAGGGTTTAGAAAAATATAAAGAGATGTTTAAAGAAAGTGAAATAGAGGAGTTAATGATGTTTTCTAAAATTTTAAATATAACAAATATATTTTCAGAAGATTTATTATTGGACGAAGATAATTTTGAAGTTGAGGTTTCTAAAGAGGAAATTATATTTTATATAAAAGGAAAAGATGAGGAAGATTTTAGAATTATAGATTTGTTTATTTCACAAAAGAAATTTGTTAATACTTTTGATAAAAAATTAAAATTTAAAATGAAGAAGTAG
- a CDS encoding HD domain-containing protein, which translates to MVTYAVIEINSTFIEMKIYEKKENGYRILEKVTEDINLFKEVKDGNEISLEKMRKMCDILKKMDNLSRDYGVIDKKVIFSEFFRSITNFPMVLDQIKLKANLAVDNIDLSEKTYYSIKKLIHLEKDIFSKKESRLFFNLKSFSSGVYLFYKGELSINEHINLGTEKLYLILEENNINSKKAFDFICDYMESYVEFIRRDVGRKVIKKLILEGELEEKLLKIVFGKKDLKNLTLTELKDKLKSLQEHSYNEISTKYKCSVPIAKLMVISISLIISFSDYFEIKEIKFLDFNIKDLCALEKFYPEIRHSFEETLWKITLDSIIDLGEKFDFDRDHSEFVKKIGIKLLDKLKGFHSLGLKDYKYFIIAAYLHDIGKAIDFENHSKHSAYILENTTIFGLNKDMIEKIVFIVKAHTSNTKLESLYNYGFKGEELIKLLKIIAIIKIATSLDRGKKQRLCNEKIHLDKNDLIIEMDTDEDFYMEKSSFEKQSKLFKYLFDLDIELKINRRFGE; encoded by the coding sequence ATGGTGACTTACGCAGTTATAGAGATTAATTCAACTTTTATTGAAATGAAAATTTATGAGAAAAAAGAAAATGGTTATAGGATTTTAGAAAAGGTAACAGAAGATATAAACCTTTTTAAGGAAGTAAAAGATGGAAATGAAATTTCATTGGAAAAAATGAGAAAAATGTGTGATATTTTAAAAAAAATGGATAATTTATCCCGTGATTATGGGGTTATAGATAAAAAAGTCATATTTAGTGAATTTTTTAGAAGCATAACAAATTTTCCAATGGTATTAGACCAAATAAAATTAAAGGCTAATTTAGCTGTAGATAATATAGATTTAAGTGAAAAAACATATTATTCTATAAAAAAATTAATTCATTTGGAAAAGGATATTTTTTCTAAAAAAGAAAGTAGATTATTTTTTAACTTAAAATCGTTTAGTTCAGGAGTATATCTTTTTTACAAGGGTGAGTTATCTATAAATGAACATATAAATTTGGGAACAGAAAAATTATATCTAATTCTTGAAGAAAATAATATTAATTCAAAAAAAGCATTTGATTTTATTTGTGATTATATGGAAAGTTATGTTGAATTTATAAGAAGAGATGTAGGAAGAAAAGTTATAAAAAAATTAATTTTAGAAGGAGAGTTGGAAGAGAAGCTTTTAAAAATAGTATTTGGGAAAAAAGATTTAAAAAATTTAACATTGACTGAATTAAAAGATAAATTAAAATCATTACAAGAACATTCTTATAATGAAATTTCAACAAAATACAAATGTAGTGTTCCTATAGCGAAGTTAATGGTTATATCAATAAGTTTAATTATAAGTTTTTCAGATTATTTTGAGATTAAAGAGATAAAATTTTTAGACTTTAATATTAAAGATTTATGTGCTTTAGAAAAATTTTATCCAGAAATTAGACATAGTTTTGAAGAAACTTTATGGAAAATAACTTTAGATTCAATTATAGATTTAGGAGAAAAATTTGATTTTGATAGAGATCATTCAGAATTTGTAAAAAAAATAGGAATAAAACTGCTAGATAAATTAAAAGGTTTTCACTCTCTAGGATTAAAAGATTACAAATATTTTATAATTGCAGCATATTTACATGACATAGGAAAAGCTATAGATTTTGAAAACCATAGTAAACACTCAGCATATATATTAGAAAATACAACTATTTTTGGCTTAAATAAAGATATGATAGAGAAAATAGTTTTTATAGTAAAAGCTCATACTTCAAATACAAAATTAGAGTCTCTTTATAATTATGGTTTTAAGGGAGAGGAATTAATTAAACTATTAAAAATAATAGCAATAATTAAAATAGCTACTTCACTAGATAGAGGAAAAAAACAAAGATTGTGTAATGAGAAAATACATCTTGATAAAAATGATTTAATAATAGAGATGGATACAGATGAAGATTTTTACATGGAGAAAAGTAGTTTTGAAAAACAATCAAAATTATTTAAATATCTTTTTGATTTAGATATTGAACTTAAAATAAATAGGAGGTTCGGAGAATGA